A genomic window from Sulfurimonas paralvinellae includes:
- a CDS encoding LptF/LptG family permease, translating to MKRLRKYILNNFSALFLSIFVPLFAIASVIFLIKLAAYTAIIQLTIWEMTKLYIFILPQLLFYTLPITFFVAATLSLFKLSNDNEVIVLFALGIKPAFIVRTFFWPAILLSAVMFFNFIIITPHATVLSKNFISYKKSEAKFNLSASEFGNSFGDWLLYLGKKNKDGSFEKVFLFNKKQKEEILIAAKKAQVINDAGILRLKLTNGQGYSYSTEKFSQINFKTMFINDTMKTDLINYKKPLQYWFEEKLEGRKKHLMIRNTLMSLFPVLTLFLVVSFGIVQVRHQKSKIYLYMFLTILFFYAGLLAVEKHLGFYTIPAVALFWLGVSYMYYRKTIVKKF from the coding sequence ATGAAACGTCTCAGAAAGTACATACTCAACAATTTCTCAGCTCTTTTTCTCTCTATTTTTGTGCCGCTCTTTGCCATTGCATCTGTTATTTTTCTCATCAAGCTTGCAGCATATACAGCAATTATTCAGTTGACTATCTGGGAAATGACAAAACTTTATATCTTTATTCTGCCGCAACTTCTGTTTTATACACTCCCAATAACTTTTTTTGTGGCTGCGACGCTCTCACTCTTTAAGCTATCAAACGATAACGAGGTTATTGTATTGTTTGCACTTGGCATCAAACCAGCTTTTATTGTCCGTACATTCTTTTGGCCTGCAATACTGCTCAGTGCTGTTATGTTTTTTAATTTCATCATCATCACTCCACATGCGACAGTACTTTCCAAGAATTTCATCTCATACAAAAAGAGTGAAGCCAAATTCAACCTTTCAGCAAGTGAATTCGGGAACAGTTTTGGAGACTGGCTTTTGTACCTTGGAAAAAAGAATAAAGACGGCAGTTTTGAAAAGGTCTTTTTGTTCAATAAAAAACAAAAAGAAGAGATCCTCATTGCTGCAAAAAAAGCGCAGGTCATCAATGATGCAGGAATTCTACGCCTCAAACTGACAAATGGGCAAGGCTACAGTTACTCTACAGAAAAATTTTCACAAATCAACTTTAAAACGATGTTTATCAATGACACAATGAAAACTGACTTGATAAACTACAAAAAACCACTGCAATACTGGTTCGAAGAAAAGCTGGAAGGGCGAAAAAAACACCTGATGATACGAAATACGCTCATGAGCCTTTTTCCTGTTTTAACTCTTTTTCTAGTTGTCAGTTTCGGTATCGTTCAAGTCAGGCATCAAAAATCAAAGATATATCTCTATATGTTTTTAACAATTCTTTTTTTCTACGCAGGTCTTTTGGCAGTTGAAAAGCATCTTGGCTTTTACACTATTCCTGCCGTTGCTCTCTTTTGGCTTGGAGTCAGCTATATGTACTATAGAAAAACCATCGTTAAAAAGTTCTGA
- a CDS encoding di-trans,poly-cis-decaprenylcistransferase produces MNAAKHIAIIMDGNGRWAELQGKKRVKGHEAGAKIVKEITTYCSNNEEIERLTLYAFSTENWKRPRLEVEFLMKLLDNYLKNELEVYLKNNVRFEPIGDIRAFSKSLQKTIITVQEKTAHCDGLVQSLALNYGAQDEIVRAVNKLRHTESDITAQMLSNALDCNHNVDMLIRTGGDKRLSNFLLWQAAYAELFFVDTLWPDFSIKELEKIIKKFKKVERRFGGLK; encoded by the coding sequence ATGAATGCAGCAAAACATATAGCAATTATTATGGACGGCAACGGGCGCTGGGCAGAACTGCAGGGAAAAAAACGTGTAAAAGGTCATGAAGCCGGTGCCAAGATTGTCAAAGAGATAACAACATACTGCTCAAACAATGAAGAGATAGAACGTCTCACGCTCTATGCATTCTCTACTGAGAACTGGAAACGGCCTCGACTTGAAGTTGAGTTTTTAATGAAACTGCTTGATAATTATCTGAAAAATGAACTTGAGGTTTATCTTAAAAATAATGTCCGTTTTGAACCTATCGGTGATATTCGCGCTTTTTCCAAATCACTGCAAAAAACGATCATTACAGTTCAAGAAAAGACAGCACACTGTGACGGTCTTGTGCAGTCATTGGCACTGAACTACGGAGCACAGGATGAAATAGTGCGTGCAGTAAACAAACTAAGACATACTGAATCCGACATCACTGCACAGATGCTTTCAAATGCACTTGACTGTAATCATAATGTCGATATGTTGATAAGAACCGGAGGAGACAAACGTCTCTCAAATTTTTTACTTTGGCAGGCGGCCTATGCCGAACTTTTCTTTGTCGATACACTCTGGCCTGATTTTTCTATTAAAGAACTGGAAAAAATCATCAAAAAATTTAAAAAAGTCGAGCGAAGATTTGGGGGATTGAAATAA
- a CDS encoding DNA-deoxyinosine glycosylase → MTLEQHTLKPVIFPDSKILILGSFPSIKSLEEGFYYAHPRNQFWPILSQIFNEKATTKEKKTALCKKHHLALFDSAKSLQREKGNSSDTNLKNIEVNDFKTLLQKYPNIELILFTGKKAEQIFNKKYKYLPIKRVTLPSTSPAHASMKFEEKLQRYKTAFEEILSL, encoded by the coding sequence GTGACACTTGAACAGCATACGCTAAAGCCTGTTATTTTTCCTGATTCCAAAATTTTGATACTGGGCTCTTTTCCAAGTATCAAATCTTTGGAAGAAGGCTTCTACTATGCCCATCCACGCAACCAGTTCTGGCCTATTCTCTCGCAGATATTCAATGAAAAAGCAACTACAAAAGAGAAAAAAACTGCCCTTTGTAAAAAGCATCATTTAGCACTCTTTGACAGCGCTAAAAGCCTGCAGAGAGAAAAAGGGAATTCAAGTGATACAAACTTGAAAAATATAGAAGTCAATGATTTTAAAACACTTTTGCAAAAGTATCCAAATATAGAACTAATTCTATTTACAGGGAAAAAAGCAGAACAAATTTTTAATAAAAAATATAAATATCTACCAATTAAGAGAGTAACACTGCCATCAACTTCACCTGCTCACGCAAGTATGAAGTTTGAAGAGAAGCTGCAAAGATATAAAACAGCTTTTGAAGAGATTTTAAGCCTCTAA
- the glmU gene encoding bifunctional UDP-N-acetylglucosamine diphosphorylase/glucosamine-1-phosphate N-acetyltransferase GlmU: MTEQQISIVILAAGKGSRMKSNKAKVLHSISGKPMLYHIIKESKKLSDDISVVVAHQKDAVIESMQHYFDNINFIEQDAKNYPGTGGAVMDIAPKYDKVLVLNGDMPLITADALKGFLELEADIIMSIFDLEDPNGYGRVIIRNNHVEYIVEQKDADDAELNVTTVNAGIYAFSKVILERYIPDLENDNAQQEYYLTDIIAMANEDECSIVPLLVDEEHFKGVNSKKDLAEAEVIMQRRIRDQWMRDGVSMQLPETIYIEEGVVFEGECSVENNCRITGESKIINSHIKAGSVVEDSIMQNSDCGPMAHLRPLTQLRDTHIGNFVETKKATLTGVKAGHLSYLGDADIDKGTNIGAGTITCNYDGINKYKTIIGKNVFIGSDSQLVAPVTIGDDVMIAAGTTVTSGTIESGNLVLSRTKMRLVKDFYYKFFGKKQDT, translated from the coding sequence ATGACAGAACAACAAATAAGTATAGTAATCTTGGCAGCCGGGAAAGGCAGCCGCATGAAATCAAACAAAGCAAAGGTATTGCACTCTATCAGTGGAAAACCGATGTTATATCATATCATCAAAGAGTCTAAAAAACTTTCTGATGACATTAGTGTTGTGGTCGCACATCAAAAAGATGCTGTTATCGAATCAATGCAGCACTATTTTGACAACATCAATTTTATAGAACAGGATGCCAAAAATTATCCTGGAACCGGTGGTGCTGTTATGGACATCGCACCAAAATATGACAAAGTCCTCGTTCTCAACGGTGACATGCCGCTCATCACAGCGGATGCGCTCAAAGGTTTTTTAGAACTTGAAGCAGATATCATCATGAGTATTTTCGACCTTGAAGATCCTAACGGTTACGGCAGAGTCATCATACGCAACAATCATGTCGAGTATATTGTAGAACAAAAAGACGCCGATGACGCCGAACTCAATGTCACGACTGTCAATGCCGGTATCTACGCTTTTTCAAAAGTTATTCTTGAACGCTATATTCCCGATCTTGAAAATGACAATGCACAGCAAGAGTATTATCTGACTGACATTATCGCCATGGCAAATGAGGATGAGTGTTCCATTGTACCGCTTCTTGTCGATGAAGAACATTTTAAAGGAGTCAATTCTAAAAAAGATCTCGCTGAAGCAGAGGTTATTATGCAGCGTCGCATAAGAGATCAATGGATGCGAGACGGTGTGAGCATGCAGCTTCCTGAGACTATCTATATCGAAGAGGGTGTTGTTTTTGAAGGAGAGTGCAGTGTTGAAAACAACTGCCGCATTACAGGTGAGAGCAAAATAATCAATTCTCACATAAAAGCCGGATCTGTTGTAGAAGATAGCATCATGCAAAACTCAGACTGTGGTCCTATGGCACACCTACGCCCTCTCACGCAGCTAAGAGACACTCACATCGGCAACTTTGTAGAGACAAAAAAAGCTACACTCACAGGTGTCAAAGCAGGACATTTAAGCTACCTTGGCGATGCCGATATAGATAAAGGCACCAATATCGGTGCGGGAACAATTACCTGCAACTATGACGGCATCAATAAATACAAAACCATTATTGGCAAAAATGTTTTTATAGGCAGTGACAGCCAGCTTGTAGCACCTGTAACCATTGGCGACGATGTGATGATAGCAGCGGGAACAACCGTTACAAGCGGAACTATTGAGAGTGGAAATCTCGTTCTAAGCAGAACGAAGATGCGTCTTGTAAAAGATTTTTATTATAAATTTTTCGGGAAAAAACAAGATACGTGA
- a CDS encoding phosphoethanolamine transferase, with translation MKSLTKLTQTQLILLTSLFLVVFDNYAFFTNLIKVYPMSENFGFVASTAIVNFFFTVLLLSLVSTKWTIKPIIITILLVSSLTNYFMNAYHVIIDASMIRNMMQTNFNESMDLLTFKQVLYFTLLGILPSLYVYKVKIEQRGLKTELISRLKLLVTTIVVIGLSIFLFSKHYTSFAREHKPLRFTVNPTYWIYSTGKYIHKTFNSGPIVVKPIGEDAKVVKNLDDNRSKLVIMVVGEAARADHFSLNGYKRDTNPLLEKEKEIINFTNMSSCGTSTAESVPCMFSKYDRGDYSYKKGITTENVLDVLKHTKDIAILWRDNNSDSKGVALRVPYENYKTPQNNTVCVEGECRDVGMLVGLDKFIEKNRGKDILIVLHQMGNHGPAYFKRYTKEFEKFKPTCKTNQLEECTQDEIKNAYDNAILYTDYFLDNVIKFLKKYDNTYDTAMIYMADHGESLGEGGVYLHGLPYFMAPDAQTHIGAVMWFGKHMRENPAVKALRERNHKAYSQDNLFDTLLGIFNVQTKVYDKDMDMLVK, from the coding sequence TTGAAATCCTTAACAAAACTCACGCAAACACAACTTATTTTACTGACAAGCCTGTTTTTAGTTGTCTTTGATAATTATGCTTTTTTTACGAACCTGATAAAAGTTTACCCGATGAGTGAAAACTTTGGTTTTGTTGCCTCTACAGCTATTGTTAATTTCTTTTTCACTGTACTGCTTCTGAGTCTGGTAAGTACAAAATGGACCATTAAACCAATTATTATTACCATTTTACTTGTCTCTTCTTTGACGAACTACTTTATGAACGCTTATCATGTCATTATTGATGCGAGTATGATTCGTAACATGATGCAGACAAATTTCAATGAATCTATGGATCTCCTGACATTCAAACAGGTTCTTTATTTTACTCTTTTAGGGATATTGCCTTCTCTTTATGTCTATAAGGTGAAAATCGAACAAAGAGGTTTGAAAACGGAACTTATTTCACGTTTGAAGTTACTTGTTACTACGATTGTTGTCATTGGTCTGTCTATCTTTCTTTTTAGTAAACATTACACTTCATTTGCACGTGAGCATAAACCATTGCGTTTTACGGTAAATCCTACCTACTGGATATATTCAACAGGGAAATATATTCATAAAACATTTAACAGTGGCCCTATTGTAGTCAAACCAATCGGCGAAGATGCTAAAGTCGTTAAAAATCTTGATGACAATCGATCGAAACTTGTAATAATGGTCGTAGGTGAAGCGGCACGAGCGGATCATTTTTCACTCAACGGCTATAAGAGAGATACAAACCCGCTTCTTGAAAAAGAGAAGGAGATCATAAACTTTACAAATATGAGCTCTTGCGGCACTTCAACTGCCGAATCTGTGCCATGTATGTTCTCCAAATATGATCGTGGAGATTACAGCTATAAAAAAGGCATTACTACTGAAAATGTTCTCGATGTGCTCAAACATACAAAAGATATTGCCATATTATGGAGAGATAATAATTCCGATTCAAAAGGTGTTGCTTTAAGAGTGCCATATGAAAATTATAAAACTCCTCAAAACAACACGGTATGTGTTGAAGGAGAATGTAGAGATGTTGGCATGCTTGTTGGACTTGACAAATTCATTGAAAAAAATAGAGGTAAGGATATTCTTATTGTTCTCCATCAGATGGGAAATCATGGTCCTGCTTATTTCAAACGCTACACAAAAGAGTTTGAAAAATTTAAGCCTACCTGTAAAACAAATCAACTTGAAGAGTGCACGCAAGATGAAATCAAAAATGCTTATGACAACGCTATTTTATATACGGACTATTTCTTAGATAATGTCATCAAATTTTTAAAGAAATATGATAATACCTATGATACGGCTATGATCTATATGGCTGATCATGGGGAGAGCCTGGGAGAGGGCGGTGTTTATCTGCATGGGTTGCCGTATTTTATGGCTCCTGATGCACAGACACATATTGGCGCTGTTATGTGGTTTGGCAAGCATATGCGTGAAAATCCTGCTGTCAAAGCTTTGCGTGAGAGAAATCATAAAGCATACTCTCAAGACAATCTGTTTGATACGCTTCTTGGAATTTTCAATGTCCAGACAAAAGTCTATGACAAAGATATGGATATGCTCGTAAAATGA
- a CDS encoding HDOD domain-containing protein encodes MTKTLLANIESIPALPESVQEVERIYHDSESTFEDMQKAIEKDPLLTANILRIVNSPAYGIKSNITGVKQAISLLGKDAVRTFVLASAVDSNFEIDLSPYNMTKEEFALACDRQLSLTINWLIRKESKNLAILAPAAFLVDIGRVIIAKTLVEDDKVDIIQQALLAGEDISSAEKTACGAQTTDVTATLFHKWGLDPEVVHIIRYSDDPEGTGPEEQRMAAELKAVRETVMPNGEITDESIETAKETIEEFDLDLESYEKALEKILEA; translated from the coding sequence ATGACAAAAACTCTTTTGGCAAATATAGAATCAATTCCGGCACTTCCTGAGTCTGTACAGGAAGTTGAAAGAATTTACCATGATTCGGAATCAACATTTGAAGATATGCAAAAAGCAATAGAAAAAGATCCACTTTTGACGGCAAATATACTTCGCATCGTAAACTCTCCTGCTTATGGGATTAAAAGCAACATTACTGGTGTTAAACAGGCAATTTCATTGCTAGGTAAAGATGCTGTGCGTACTTTTGTGCTTGCAAGTGCAGTAGATTCAAATTTTGAGATAGATCTTTCACCATACAATATGACAAAAGAGGAGTTTGCACTTGCCTGTGATAGACAGCTCTCTTTAACGATAAATTGGCTCATTCGTAAAGAATCCAAAAATCTTGCCATTTTGGCACCGGCAGCGTTTTTAGTTGACATCGGTCGTGTTATTATTGCTAAAACACTTGTCGAAGATGATAAGGTAGATATCATTCAGCAGGCACTCTTAGCAGGTGAAGATATCTCTAGTGCAGAAAAAACTGCTTGTGGAGCGCAAACTACGGATGTTACTGCAACACTTTTTCATAAATGGGGCCTTGATCCTGAGGTCGTTCATATTATTCGTTACAGTGATGATCCGGAAGGAACTGGACCTGAGGAACAAAGAATGGCGGCAGAATTAAAAGCTGTGCGTGAGACGGTTATGCCAAACGGTGAGATCACGGATGAGTCTATCGAGACAGCAAAAGAGACAATAGAAGAGTTTGATCTTGATCTGGAGTCATACGAAAAAGCACTTGAAAAAATTTTAGAGGCTTAA
- the coaBC gene encoding bifunctional phosphopantothenoylcysteine decarboxylase/phosphopantothenate--cysteine ligase CoaBC gives MNIANDLLQDKKILLAVTGSIAAYKSLELVRLFVKAGAEVRVVMSESAKKFVAPLTFETLTSKKVLDDTNEDWSTDFNHIKITQWADLMVIAPATANTVAKLANAIADNILLQCALAYSGMKILAPSANTNMLQNPITQANFKMLGIANYTILDTQVKELACKTTGDGAMAEPLDIFYQSARELLKDEFWVDRRVIVTGGGTIEKIDEVRYLSNFSSGKMASALATALYLKGADVNLITTRFDTDLPTNMHKIDVESSQEMLEYLTDSIRIAKKPKLSKPTLMRDEHIHLIEKRPYLFMAAAVSDYVPKFTQEGKLKKEILGDEWSLSLKKNIDILSSIDKDGITVIGFKAEMNALSAIDNAGKMLQAKNLDAVCLNILENSSSFGSDSNAIEFITKEQVTSIAKNDKLNVSFEILNNAKELQEY, from the coding sequence ATGAATATTGCAAATGACTTACTTCAAGATAAAAAAATTCTTTTAGCCGTTACCGGTTCTATCGCTGCTTACAAATCACTTGAGCTCGTCAGACTTTTTGTCAAAGCAGGTGCAGAGGTGCGGGTCGTGATGAGTGAGAGTGCAAAAAAATTCGTAGCACCACTCACCTTTGAGACACTCACTTCCAAGAAAGTCCTTGACGATACCAATGAAGACTGGTCAACTGACTTTAACCATATTAAGATCACACAATGGGCGGACCTGATGGTAATTGCACCCGCAACGGCAAACACTGTTGCCAAACTTGCCAACGCCATTGCTGACAACATCCTGTTACAATGTGCTTTAGCTTACTCCGGTATGAAAATTCTTGCTCCTTCGGCAAATACCAATATGCTCCAAAACCCAATCACACAAGCAAATTTTAAAATGCTTGGTATTGCCAACTATACAATTCTCGATACACAGGTAAAAGAGCTTGCATGTAAGACGACAGGTGATGGTGCTATGGCTGAACCGCTTGACATTTTTTACCAAAGTGCACGTGAGTTGCTAAAAGATGAATTTTGGGTCGACAGACGCGTCATTGTAACAGGCGGCGGTACCATTGAGAAGATCGATGAAGTACGTTATCTCTCTAATTTTTCCAGTGGTAAAATGGCTTCTGCTTTAGCTACGGCACTCTATCTAAAAGGTGCAGATGTCAACCTCATAACAACACGATTTGATACAGACCTGCCGACAAATATGCATAAAATCGATGTGGAGAGTTCTCAGGAGATGCTGGAGTACCTTACAGACTCTATCCGCATCGCTAAAAAACCAAAACTTTCAAAACCGACACTTATGCGTGATGAACACATTCATCTTATAGAAAAACGACCTTATCTTTTTATGGCTGCTGCTGTCAGTGACTATGTTCCAAAATTTACACAAGAGGGCAAACTGAAAAAAGAAATTCTGGGAGACGAATGGTCTTTATCTCTAAAAAAGAACATTGACATTTTAAGTTCTATTGACAAAGACGGCATAACAGTGATCGGTTTCAAAGCTGAAATGAATGCACTCTCAGCCATCGACAATGCAGGAAAAATGTTGCAGGCTAAAAATCTTGATGCAGTCTGTCTGAATATTTTAGAGAATTCATCAAGTTTTGGCTCCGACAGCAACGCCATTGAGTTTATAACAAAAGAGCAAGTAACTTCAATTGCAAAAAATGACAAATTGAACGTCTCTTTTGAAATTCTCAACAATGCAAAAGAACTTCAAGAGTACTAA
- a CDS encoding prepilin peptidase, with protein sequence MEYNLLLAFILGLLIGSFLNVVILRIPQGESIVFGASHCTNCGEKLKPWHNIPLLSWLFLRGKCAYCKTPISIQYPVVELVSALIFLAIAAKYSISFASFFIGMSFLMLLALSVIDFRYKMIPDSLNLLAIFFAVFGAWNVHGVAENFQNALLFAGGFTLLRFALSYYLTSSVFRAGKKTKTSWNKHYDRTPFIEAMGEGDIMVAATMGALLGIKLGLVAIFLSALLALPVMVIMLGRSAEEQRVPFVPFLAIATFIVFLFDSQIMDYIKASY encoded by the coding sequence ATGGAATATAATTTACTACTGGCTTTTATCTTAGGGCTGCTGATTGGTTCGTTTTTAAATGTAGTTATTCTTAGAATACCACAAGGGGAAAGCATCGTTTTTGGTGCTTCACATTGTACCAACTGCGGCGAAAAACTAAAACCTTGGCATAATATTCCCCTGCTTTCCTGGTTGTTTCTGCGTGGAAAATGTGCTTACTGCAAGACACCTATCTCTATCCAATACCCTGTTGTTGAACTTGTCTCCGCTCTTATCTTTCTTGCTATCGCTGCGAAATACAGCATCTCTTTTGCCTCATTTTTCATCGGTATGAGCTTTTTAATGCTACTTGCCCTTTCAGTCATCGACTTTCGATACAAAATGATTCCCGATTCATTAAATCTTCTTGCTATCTTTTTTGCAGTTTTTGGAGCTTGGAATGTTCACGGAGTGGCAGAGAATTTTCAAAATGCACTTCTTTTTGCCGGGGGATTCACTCTGTTACGCTTTGCCCTCTCATACTATTTGACTTCCTCAGTTTTTCGAGCAGGTAAAAAGACAAAAACTTCATGGAACAAGCACTATGATAGAACACCTTTTATAGAAGCCATGGGTGAAGGTGACATTATGGTAGCTGCCACAATGGGAGCACTTCTTGGTATCAAGCTCGGTCTTGTCGCTATCTTTTTATCAGCTCTTTTGGCTCTGCCTGTTATGGTTATTATGCTTGGACGTTCAGCTGAGGAGCAACGTGTTCCTTTCGTACCTTTTTTAGCGATTGCGACATTCATCGTTTTTCTTTTTGATTCACAGATTATGGATTATATCAAGGCAAGCTACTGA
- a CDS encoding phosphatase PAP2 family protein → MTLNRQIVLTSLILAAVILFFGITDVDLWVQDIFYNFSTHKWILDSSLQPYRFIFYDGIKKLLIAIAVLLLLTLLFFYKMRIVQEYKRGMVIVILSAIFVPVIVGTLKKETNMPCPYNEVHYSGIYPRTAVWQEYPKEFTLTHKRSKCWPAGHASGGFALLSLFFLFKKKRNKIIGLGIGFVTGWSMGLYKMIIGDHFLSHTVITMILAWLIILIIAKMISSLHILKL, encoded by the coding sequence ATGACGCTCAATAGGCAGATTGTTCTCACATCCTTAATACTTGCTGCGGTTATACTTTTTTTTGGTATAACCGATGTGGATTTGTGGGTGCAGGATATATTTTATAACTTTTCAACACATAAGTGGATACTTGATTCGAGTTTACAACCCTATAGATTTATATTTTATGACGGCATCAAAAAGTTGTTGATCGCTATTGCTGTGCTTCTTTTGTTAACACTTCTCTTTTTTTATAAAATGAGAATTGTGCAAGAATATAAAAGAGGAATGGTTATTGTAATACTTTCTGCTATTTTTGTACCTGTCATTGTAGGCACACTAAAAAAAGAGACGAATATGCCGTGTCCATATAATGAAGTGCATTATTCTGGAATCTACCCAAGAACTGCCGTGTGGCAGGAATACCCTAAAGAGTTTACACTCACGCATAAAAGAAGTAAATGCTGGCCTGCTGGACACGCAAGTGGTGGATTTGCACTCTTGAGCCTGTTTTTTCTTTTTAAGAAAAAAAGAAATAAAATCATTGGTTTGGGAATAGGTTTTGTGACAGGTTGGAGTATGGGGCTTTATAAGATGATTATTGGAGATCATTTTTTGAGTCATACGGTCATCACAATGATACTCGCATGGCTTATTATATTGATTATCGCAAAAATGATAAGCTCTTTGCATATTTTAAAATTGTAA
- the truA gene encoding tRNA pseudouridine(38-40) synthase TruA, which produces MRVAVTLAYNGTHYLGSQVQRDFTNTIFGVFEKALKELGIEQRVIASGRTDKGVHATGQVCHFDLPPYWTDTTKLKRVLNFMLPSSIRVRMVKEVNDDFHARYSTKKRVYRYIIKNSAVTPFEADFVTSITKKINIASLNKKMQHFIGEHDFKHFKKNGSDEKTTVRFIYKAFAYKHKGYIILNFEANGFLRSQIRMMVGSLFKLTEEQLLQKLTHTNHKVDSAPPNGLYLAKIKY; this is translated from the coding sequence ATGCGAGTTGCAGTCACTTTAGCCTATAACGGCACACACTATCTTGGCTCTCAAGTTCAAAGAGATTTTACAAATACCATCTTCGGGGTATTTGAAAAAGCGCTCAAAGAGCTTGGAATCGAGCAGCGAGTTATCGCCAGCGGTCGAACGGACAAAGGGGTTCATGCGACCGGGCAAGTATGCCATTTTGACCTGCCGCCCTATTGGACTGACACAACAAAGCTTAAGCGCGTACTCAATTTCATGCTCCCCTCTTCCATCCGTGTTCGTATGGTAAAAGAGGTCAATGATGATTTTCATGCACGCTACAGCACAAAAAAAAGAGTTTACCGCTACATAATCAAAAATAGCGCAGTAACACCTTTTGAAGCAGATTTTGTTACTTCGATCACGAAAAAGATTAATATTGCATCATTAAATAAAAAAATGCAGCATTTTATCGGTGAACACGACTTCAAACATTTTAAAAAAAACGGCAGCGATGAAAAAACGACTGTACGTTTCATCTACAAAGCTTTTGCATATAAGCATAAAGGGTATATAATACTCAACTTCGAGGCAAACGGTTTTTTACGCAGTCAGATTCGTATGATGGTCGGTTCACTGTTCAAACTCACTGAAGAACAACTGTTGCAAAAGTTAACCCATACAAATCACAAGGTAGATTCTGCCCCTCCAAACGGGCTTTACCTTGCTAAAATAAAATACTAA
- a CDS encoding motility protein A, translating into MDLGTVIGIVLIMALLLGAMVMGVGIGAYIDIPSVLIVVGGSIGALMVSFKPAQMKQFTKIFMKAIKPGEEDTAELIKKLVEFATKARKDGILALESEVNNEENEFLKKGLSMAIDGSEPDTIRELLEIEMEQTSTRHKVHGSIFSQWAGLAGAMGMIGTLIGLVAMLLNMADPSAIGPSMAVALLTTMYGAMIGNIFGAPIANILAVRNDEETMVKEMILEGIMSIQSGDAPRVLEAKLLAFLAPADRVSQFD; encoded by the coding sequence ATGGATTTAGGTACGGTCATTGGTATTGTTTTGATTATGGCGCTGTTGCTCGGTGCTATGGTTATGGGTGTTGGTATCGGTGCATACATCGATATTCCTTCAGTGCTTATCGTTGTCGGTGGTAGTATCGGTGCCTTAATGGTTTCATTTAAACCTGCTCAAATGAAACAGTTCACAAAGATCTTCATGAAAGCCATAAAACCGGGTGAAGAAGATACAGCTGAACTTATTAAAAAACTTGTAGAATTTGCTACAAAAGCCAGAAAAGACGGTATTTTAGCGTTAGAGAGTGAAGTCAATAATGAAGAGAATGAATTTTTGAAAAAAGGGCTCTCTATGGCAATTGACGGCAGTGAACCGGATACAATTAGAGAACTTTTAGAGATAGAGATGGAGCAGACAAGTACACGTCATAAAGTGCATGGTTCCATCTTCAGCCAGTGGGCCGGACTTGCCGGTGCGATGGGTATGATCGGTACACTCATCGGTCTTGTTGCAATGCTTTTAAATATGGCTGATCCATCAGCGATTGGTCCATCAATGGCCGTAGCCTTGCTTACAACAATGTACGGTGCAATGATCGGGAATATCTTTGGTGCTCCTATTGCAAATATCTTAGCCGTTCGAAATGATGAAGAGACCATGGTAAAAGAGATGATCCTTGAAGGTATCATGTCTATTCAATCAGGAGATGCTCCACGTGTACTTGAAGCTAAACTACTCGCATTTTTAGCTCCAGCAGACCGTGTGAGTCAGTTTGACTAA